Proteins from a single region of Juglans microcarpa x Juglans regia isolate MS1-56 chromosome 5S, Jm3101_v1.0, whole genome shotgun sequence:
- the LOC121267412 gene encoding calmodulin-7, with protein sequence MADQLTDDQISEFKEAFSLFDKDGDGCITTKELGTVMRSLGQNPTEAELQDMINEVDADGNGTIDFPEFLNLMARKMKDTDSEEELKEAFRVFDKDQNGFISAAELRHVMTNLGEKLTDEEVDEMIREADVDGDGQINYEEFVKVMMAK encoded by the exons ATGGCGGACCAACTCACCGATGACCAGATCTCTGAGTTCAAGGAGGCCTTCAGCTTGTTCGACAAGGATGGCGACG GTTGCATCACTACCAAGGAGCTTGGGACTGTGATGAGGTCGCTCGGCCAGAACCCAACTGAAGCAGAGCTCCAGGACATGATCAATGAGGTTGATGCCGATGGCAATGGGACCATTGACTTCCCTGAGTTCCTAAACCTTATGGCCAGGAAGATGAAAGACACTGACTCAGAGGAGGAGCTTAAAGAGGCCTTCCGGGTTTTTGACAAGGATCAGAATGGGTTCATCTCTGCTGCTGAACTGCGTCATGTGATGACCAATCTTGGGGAGAAGCTCACTGATGAGGAAGTCGATGAGATGATCAGGGAGGCTGATGTAGATGGTGATGGCCAGATAAACTATGAGGAGTTTGTCAAGGTGATGATGGCTAAATGA